The Ziziphus jujuba cultivar Dongzao chromosome 1, ASM3175591v1 genome segment AAACTTGTTGGAtcgtaaaattaaaattcatatcTTCGTTAGTCCGATATTACTGATGCTCTTTTGATGCTGCAGGGGCCTTGGACATCTGTCACTTTTTCTTGAGTGCAAGATTGGAATTGACAAGGAGAAAGCTACATGATAGATTTATCCGTGGCAAGAAGCTGAAAGTGGAGCCAGACAAGTTACTCTTTTCATTCCAAAACTAGCTTCATAAGATAGGTATCTTTTCAGATTCTGCATCCTATATGCTGCATCCAAGTAATTATTTATGGCAACTTTTTGCCTCCATATACTTGCCTTTCAATCAAAGTTTCTCCACTCAGCTCTTTCTTCTCGTATGTATAATTCCGTATCCTCACCTTGAATAGGGGAAAGTTGAAATTTTAAAGGTAAAATTTTAGCACTGAGAGATCCAAAATCCAGATGGCTGTTCTTTATTAAGATGGTTCTGTAGAGTGACAATTTGAAGGTTGACAATGGCTTTTTATTCCGAGGAGGAGAAAACTGAAGATTACCTTTTCAAGATTGTTCTCATTGGTGACTCGGCCGttggaaaatcaaatttgcTTGCAAGATTTGCTAGAGATGAGTTCTACCCTAATTCAAAGTCAACTATAGGAGTAGAGTTTCAAACCCAGAAGATGGATATCAATGGAAAGGAAATTAAAGCACAGATATGGGACACAGCTGGTCAAGAGCGATTTAGAGCTGTTACATCAGCATATTACAGGGGTGCTGTTGGAGCTCTTCTGGTGTATGATATAAGTAGACGCCAGACGTTCGAGAGCATTGGAAGATGGCTTAATGAACTTCACAGTAAGAGTCTTGACATTAATCTTTGATTTTTATTCCCTGCCTTTCTCACACTCACACATAGTATCTTCCTTTTTTGTATTTCTTGTAAGGCAGTTTTGTCTACATTACACAATTCTTGCACTTGCTTTCAATTGAGCTTCCTGCAAGATTTTACATTgagatttttttccccccaaatcTATGATACACATGGACAGTAGCTGGATTTGCTTTGAGAAGGACTATTTTACCATCATCCCCATATTctttttcaaagtaattattgaatttaatgGGATTAACATGAACACACCAGATGTTCAAGTTTGAGCTTTACAAATTTACAGTTGATGTTTCTGCTTATTGCTTCCTGTATGTTCCCTGACAAATGGATCCATTTCCTTGAATTTCCATGTCAAtgcataatatttattcaagcatatatATTGGTGGTTATGAAAGATTACCTTGCATTTTTCTGTTCTTTTCAATGTAATGGAGTGATGATTGATTGGGTGGGTGTACATTTGAACAGCACATTCCGACATGAATGTGGTTACTATACTTGTTGGAAACAAGTCCGATCTGAAGGATGCAAGGGAAGTATCTACCGCTGAAGGCAAAGCCTTGGCTGAAGCGCAGGGTTTGTTTTTCATGGAAACGTCGGCTCTCGATTCATCTAATGTCAGTTCTGCCTTTCAGACAGTTGTGAAAGAGATCTATAATATATTAAGCAGAAAAGTTATGCTGTCTCAAGAGCTCAAGAAACAAGATCCTGGCTGGGTAGGGAATGGGAAAACTGTGGTTCTACAGGGAGAAGATATCCAAGAAGCAAGTACGGAGCCCAAAAAAGCTGGGTGCTGCTCATCCTAGAGCAACACACCACGTGTTGTTAGCTCTCAATAATCTTTTGCTGGTTCTAACTAAGTCTCTTTGCCACTCAGGTTCTCCACATTCCTTCTCCGTGTGACCAGATTTCGAATATATTGAAATGTTGAGTTAAGTTAAATTGGTTTTACTTATTATAAGCCAATGATGGTTGAAGAAGTGGAATTGAAGTAGTAGAAAATGTAAATGACGTGAAAGGGGGATAAGAAAATTATGTTACAcaatgttcaatttttttttaagttttttttttttgtttaatcctGATGTTCTACATAGCTAggctggttttttgtttttgttatgatTAACAGGTTACCCAACTTCCCCTTTCGTTTATAATAAGGCATCGCTTATTTTGGAAGAAACTTTTGAATCCACTGGCTTTTGTTACGAGGGGATTCTAAAATGGATTGTCAATTTCATTATTAGGCTTTCTCTGAAAATTCCTTTGCTTAGTTTTTGTCACTTTCTTGTGTCCTTTATTCTGCTCCTGTCAGTCAGAGATTTATGTATGCTTTGCTTGGAAGCGATACCATTCTAACGAAATCAAACACTCTTGCtattatcacttttttttttttttttccttttttaatctttataatATGTAGTTTAAATTGCAACATAACACTTTCTAAATGACAAATTAGATTCTGTTCGAGTTGTGAAATTCAACGATTAtgttgaaaactttttttttttatttttttggatgaattgaGAAGTTGTAATTTGTTTCTCTGCATATAGTTAGTTACCCATAGTTAATTTAGGTTAATTGTTCTTTGTTCCTTGAACTCTTATAGTAATAACTATGGTACATATAACCAGGTTTGTGACTAAAAAATTCCTCCTTTCCGATATGTctataaaaaataaccaaaaaaataaaaaataaaaacttaaaaagccTAAAATAAGCGAATATAAAATGTTATTGATCTTTAATGAAAATCCTATTGTAATTATATACGAGTACTTATACATTTATCACATAATCTACTAAACGATAGTAATAATTTTGTGATATTATGTTGATATtggataaatttaatataaacgaATTAAAACTCAATAAAACAATGTCATCTACTCTTAGCGAAATAAACTTGtcgtattatttgataaaatttggtCGATAATTCtaccagtatatatatatatatatatataaaatttggtcGATAATTCtaccagtatatatatatatatatatatatatatatacaaaattaaaaaagtcaaCAGGTAAAAGTAAAAGTAAACCAAGGGATACCTGGGAAGGATTGGCCATCCCTCCTCAAGGGAAGGAAAGCAAGGGACAAGTGGCAGAGATTGGAAGGTGGAGGTCCATCACAAAAATTGTTAGAAATAAGAAAGTAGACAAAGTGACAGATATATCCCCACTTAGTAGTGATGTGTCACAATGTTATTAAACCCTGAGAATAGAAATTCCGGACACCTGCAGCATTGGATTATTTGGACTTCGGGACCTCCTCCTTATAGATGTTGACAGTTTTTATATGCGCTTCGTTTGCCGCTTCGTACATGATATTTGTGATCTTTTGCAGAAACACGAAACCCCCATCCGTGGCCGATTCCAATTTGGTTTTCTTGGGAGTTCTtttgacaaattaatttgaGACAAATTGATTTGGGAATTAgggcaattaaaaaaaaaaaaaaaaggtaacaaTCGAAGATCATATATTTCCATATTTGATAATCATGGGGCGGCTGTTCGTAGAGACGCTGAGTGGGCCTAAGATCTTCAAGTGCAAGTGTTGCAAGGTCGACTTTGCCTCTCACGACGACATCGTTTCCAAGGACTTTCAGGGCCGTTTTGGCAGAGCCTACCTCTTCCGCAATGTGTATCTCCTTTTatccccctttttcttttcttttcttttttttttttaaataattttccaatCTTCATTTATTGCTCTTTATTTGATCATAGGCAATTTCCACATTTAAGAGtatttatatttcctttttttttttttttcggtggtAATATTTTGTGTTCAAGACCTATGAACGATATTGTTTTCTAAATGAAAAAGGTTTAGAAATTATGGGGTCGTATTGTTAGTAGTTACGTAATAGGATTCGGTGGCGGTGTTGTATGGTTGATGGGTTTCGTGGAAATTGGCAGTTTCAGGAGATTGATTACATGCCTAAGTTATACCCCCATCAAATTGCTATTTTGAGTGTCCTGTAGTATTGTATGATTTATAGACGCTTTACCAAGTTTCGGTGGGTAGGTACAAGCTAAACAATGCAATGGCTGGTTGATTGATGATTAATCAGTGGAGACTTTTTTCAGGGTAAATGTATCTCTTGGTCCTATTGAAGAGAGAGAACTCATCAGCGGATTGCATACTGTGAATGATATCTATTGCAGCTCTTGCCAACAGATACTGGGTTGGAGATATGTAAGTTGTGAATTTTTGATTAACCTTTTAATACTTTGCATCATGAATGACTACCCATTTTGTCAAAGAATTTCGGATATCTATTATAACCTACATGTAGGCTTATTGAATCAGTATGTAGTGCTGCCTCTGCATTGGTATTTTCTTGACCCGCTCTCCTCTTGTCCTTTTATGATATAGTGCTTTTCCTGATTGATATTGCATatagtttggaaaaaaaaaaaaaaaaaaaaaaacaacccctTAGGAtttttaaatccttaaaataagGATTCTCTTTGACAAGTGATTTCAGTAGTATGTATTGGCAGCATCTCTATTATGCGTTGTAATTGCTAGCTTTTGTTTCCTCTCCCTCTCTCAAAAGAGAAAGGGCAGCTGTTTGAACTGCTTgtatacttttattttaggtTGTCATACCTTGTAGAAAAGCATGAGATACTTTCCAATCTACTTGGAGAATAGCTATTGTTTGATAATAGAACATGCATTTATGATTTGCCTTAATGGACAGTTAACTAGGAAGACATGGCCAAGCACGGCAGATCTGTGTTACTCCAAACATTGTGTAATTGAATTGCAGAAATGTCTGTTTCCATTTTTGGGTGTGGGCCACAAAGATATTCTGCATGTGTATATCTGCGATAGATATGGATAAGCTCCTTATGTTTTAGTGATATTaaaattgctttctttttcctttgttttattCGGAATCTCTATTATTGTTTTTCCAAATCAAGCATCTACTACGTTTTGTCACAGATGATTAAATCTCTCTTTTTTGCAGTCTCTTAGT includes the following:
- the LOC107435191 gene encoding ras-related protein RABA5a, which translates into the protein MAFYSEEEKTEDYLFKIVLIGDSAVGKSNLLARFARDEFYPNSKSTIGVEFQTQKMDINGKEIKAQIWDTAGQERFRAVTSAYYRGAVGALLVYDISRRQTFESIGRWLNELHTHSDMNVVTILVGNKSDLKDAREVSTAEGKALAEAQGLFFMETSALDSSNVSSAFQTVVKEIYNILSRKVMLSQELKKQDPGWVGNGKTVVLQGEDIQEASTEPKKAGCCSS
- the LOC107435194 gene encoding putative yippee-like protein Os10g0369500, which produces MGRLFVETLSGPKIFKCKCCKVDFASHDDIVSKDFQGRFGRAYLFRNVVNVSLGPIEERELISGLHTVNDIYCSSCQQILGWRYEKAYEPSQKYKEGMYILEKERMLKEGW